The Calothrix sp. PCC 7507 DNA segment AGCCATTGTTTGATTAAAGTAGTCAATAAAAGCAAGAATTCTAGTTTTGAGATCATCCTGACTCTGGAAACTGGCTCTTCTTAGTAACTTCCGTACCAAAATACTAAACCAAATTTCAATTTGGTTGAGCCAAGAAGAATGTAGTGGTGTGTAATGGAAAACGATTTGATGTGTGGGGTCACTTAAAAAAGCTGCACGAGATTTCATTGATTTGAGGATGCCACTTTTACCCTTAATGCCAAGGTTGATGTTTAAACCTTCAATTTGTGCAACAAAACGAACTAAGGACTCCGATTGATGAGTGTTCAGGCAATCCATAATTAAATGCCATTTTTTCGCATTGGGGTCAGTGGCAATAGTTTGATGAATATGAAAGATAAAATCAACTTCTGTTCTGGAATCTCCACAAGTTGGTCTGATAATTTGACCAGTGGCAACATCGAAACTGGCTATCAAGGTTTGCGTACCGTGACGAATATATTCAAATTCCCTTCTTTCAACTTTGCCCGGTCGCATTGGTAAGTCTTTTTCTATGCGCTCAGTAGCTTGAATACCTGTCATCTCATCAATAGATATTGTGCGTTCCCCCTTTAGATGACGGTCAATCGCATTTAAATACAAATCTGTAATATCTTCAACTTTTGCATCAAATTTTTCATCCAGGGGGGGGAGTCAGCCAGTACCGACTTTGGTGTGGCTTCAATTGAGCTTCTTCTAATAGTCTTCCCACATGGCGAACAGATATACTTTCGATAATCCCTTGTTTTGTAATTTCATCTGTCAGTTCTCTAGATGTCCAGTGACTTATTGTCCGACCGTAATCTTCTGGCGGCGAACAGGCAAGCGCAAACAACTCTATTACTTGTTCCATGCTAAATTTTACTGGTGCGCCAGTACGCTCTTGATCTTGTAATCTTTGAAAAGCTGATAATTTTGCTCCCTCTGTCTCCAACCATCGCTTTCGCCATAAACGAGTCATATCTAGACTAATCTCTAATATTCGAGCAATTTCGCCGTTATTTTTCCCTGATGATGCCAGAAGAATAATTTTGGCTCGGATGACGATTTGCTGTGCTGTCTTATGTCCCTTTATCAACTCTTGTAGTTCATTCTGCTCACTATCACTCAAACTTAATTCTTTTGGAGCTAATCTTGCCATACCCTGATTCTTTGTCACCAAACAAAGCTTTTCATCTACTGACTTAATTATCCCATATAATACTCGGCTTACTTCCGCCGTCTTGTACTAGTCCCCAGTCCCTACTCCCTAGCTTGCACTAAATAGCCGCAACGATGTTCGCCATTGATCAGCCAATGGGTACGCTCTACTGTACAGTCTGGTAAGACGGCAGCAAACATTTCCAACTCATGACCGCAGACACTGGGAAAAGACTCGGCGACGTTGGAAATAGCGCAGTTATGCTCTATAAATATAAAGCGATCGCCCACAGTAGAGTTATTGGCATCCACAGGGTGATACTCTGCCATGAAACCTTCTGCTTGTCTGAGTTCTACTAATTTTGCTACCCGCTGTTGCAGTGAACCTTTACCGACCTGATCACGGTATTCTTGAGCTTTGCGCTGCCATTGTTTTTGTAAAATTGATTTGAATTGATCATGGTCTACGGTTTCTGCTAAAGTGTCTAAGAGCGAAACTGCAAAATCACTGTGTCCATCACCAAAGCGATCGCTCCGATGTAGGCGATCTCGTCCTAGAGTACTCAATTGATAGACATGGTGTGGCCGCCCCATCCCAGCCTGCACCGATGTTGAATACAAAATCAGCTTCTGAGCCTCCAAGTCCTTAAGATGACGACGAATCGCTTGCTGGCTCACATCTAAAACTTCAGCTAGCTCAACAGCCGTTGCTTGTGAGTGCTTCAAGAGATATTCCAGAATATCTTGCTTCGTTGAGGACTGGTGGGTAGTCGCCATCTTCTTATACGAGACGTTCCGCGAACGCCCGAAAATTTTTTTTTAAAATTTGACTTTAACAACATTGTTGTTGTTAATTTAGCGTAAAATGGAGATACATTAAACAACCAGCTTGTTGTTTTAATCTCTACCCCTATTCTAACAGCCGCGTCACCACTCGGTCACGCAAGAGGGGAATCGGCTAACTACAGCCCGTCTCTGCTTCTTCCTTAAAGAGATTCAATTTCCGAACACAAGAGACTAAATACCGATGAGTGCCACTGTCAAAACCTTAGTCAACCAACCCTACAAGTACGGCTTCGTTACCGACATCGAGGCTGACACTATTCCGCGTGGACTAAACGAGGACGTTATCCGCTTGATCTCCGCCAAGAAGAACGAGCCGGAGTTCATGTTGGAATTTCGCCTCCGGGCTTATCGCCAGTGGCAAAAAATGACAGAACCAACTTGGCCCAGCGTCAAGTATCCAGCAATTGACTATCAGAATATTATCTACTACTCAGCGCCAAAACAAAAGAAAGCCAAGCTGAACAGCTTAGATGAAGTAGATCCCACCCTTTTAGAAACCTTTGAGAAACTAGGCATTTCCCTATCTGAACAGAAGCGTCTGTCAAACGTTGCTGTAGATGCAATTTTTGATAGCGTTTCCGTCGCCACCACATTTAAAGAAAAACTTCTCAAAGACGGCGTCATCTTCTGCTCAATTTCCGAAGCATTGCAAGAATATCCAGAACTAATCAAAAAATATCTGGGTAGCGTCGTCCCCATAGCAGATAATTATTTCGCCGCCCTCAACGCCGCCGTTTTCAGCGATGGCTCTTTTGTCTATATTCCTAAAGGCGTAAAATGCCCAATGGAACTGTCTACCTATTTCCGCATCAACTCAGGTGATACGGGACAATTTGAGCGGACTTTGATTGTCGCTGAAGAAGGTAGTTATGTTTCTTATTTAGAAGGTTGTACAGCGCCAATGTATGACAGCAACCAGCTACACGCTGCAGTTGTCGAACTTGTCGCCTTTGACAACGCCGAAATTAAATATTCCACCGTCCAAAACTGGTACGCTGGCGACGCCAACGGCAAAGGCGGTATTTATAACTTTGTCACCAAGCGTGGTTTGTGTCAGGGTGTAAATTCCAAGATTTCCTGGACTCAAGTTGAAACAGGTTCAGCAATTACTTGGAAATATCCCAGTTGCGTGTTGGTGGGTGATAACTCCGTGGGTGAATTTTACTCCGTAGCGCTGACAAATCATATGCAGCAAGCCGACACCGGCACGAAGATGATTCATATTGGGAAAAA contains these protein-coding regions:
- a CDS encoding transposase; translation: MYLNAIDRHLKGERTISIDEMTGIQATERIEKDLPMRPGKVERREFEYIRHGTQTLIASFDVATGQIIRPTCGDSRTEVDFIFHIHQTIATDPNAKKWHLIMDCLNTHQSESLVRFVAQIEGLNINLGIKGKSGILKSMKSRAAFLSDPTHQIVFHYTPLHSSWLNQIEIWFSILVRKLLRRASFQSQDDLKTRILAFIDYFNQTMAKPFKWTYKGKVLAV
- a CDS encoding helix-turn-helix domain-containing protein — encoded protein: MARLAPKELSLSDSEQNELQELIKGHKTAQQIVIRAKIILLASSGKNNGEIARILEISLDMTRLWRKRWLETEGAKLSAFQRLQDQERTGAPVKFSMEQVIELFALACSPPEDYGRTISHWTSRELTDEITKQGIIESISVRHVGRLLEEAQLKPHQSRYWLTPPPG
- the sufR gene encoding iron-sulfur cluster biosynthesis transcriptional regulator SufR yields the protein MATTHQSSTKQDILEYLLKHSQATAVELAEVLDVSQQAIRRHLKDLEAQKLILYSTSVQAGMGRPHHVYQLSTLGRDRLHRSDRFGDGHSDFAVSLLDTLAETVDHDQFKSILQKQWQRKAQEYRDQVGKGSLQQRVAKLVELRQAEGFMAEYHPVDANNSTVGDRFIFIEHNCAISNVAESFPSVCGHELEMFAAVLPDCTVERTHWLINGEHRCGYLVQARE
- the sufB gene encoding Fe-S cluster assembly protein SufB, which translates into the protein MSATVKTLVNQPYKYGFVTDIEADTIPRGLNEDVIRLISAKKNEPEFMLEFRLRAYRQWQKMTEPTWPSVKYPAIDYQNIIYYSAPKQKKAKLNSLDEVDPTLLETFEKLGISLSEQKRLSNVAVDAIFDSVSVATTFKEKLLKDGVIFCSISEALQEYPELIKKYLGSVVPIADNYFAALNAAVFSDGSFVYIPKGVKCPMELSTYFRINSGDTGQFERTLIVAEEGSYVSYLEGCTAPMYDSNQLHAAVVELVAFDNAEIKYSTVQNWYAGDANGKGGIYNFVTKRGLCQGVNSKISWTQVETGSAITWKYPSCVLVGDNSVGEFYSVALTNHMQQADTGTKMIHIGKNTRSTIISKGISAGKSSNSYRGLVKVNPTAKGARNYSQCDSMLIGDNAHANTFPYIQVQNNSAKVEHEASTSKIGEDQLFYFAQRGISPEDAISMMISGFCKDVFNQLPMEFAVEADKLLSLKLEGSVG